One window of Paenibacillus sp. FSL K6-3182 genomic DNA carries:
- the zwf gene encoding glucose-6-phosphate dehydrogenase produces the protein MTYNNNLESVSAEGAVYYLFGATGDLARRKLFPALFSLYKEGKLTENFAVVGLARRPRTNEQFRADLYESIVEFCRYKADDAELWNRFAEHFVYMSLDINDVEGFRELSKLSEQLDVKFNIPGNRLFYLALAPSLFGPVSFNLRDGGLLESNGWHRVVIEKPFGYDLPSAQKLNEQINQVFKEEEIYRIDHYLGKEMVQNIQVIRFANAFFEPLWNNNHIANVQITLSETVGVEDRGGYYDKSGALRDMGQNHMLQMLTMIAMEPPSRLHGEDIRDEKVKVLRSLRNYTSSDEVRSHVVRGQYSEGSHHGKELTGYRQEDSVGEDSTTETYFAAKVLVDNFRWAGVPFYIRTGKRLPVKTTEVVIEFKSMPQNVLFAQRHDLAPNLLVIRVNPLEGIYIKVNAKTPGQNNSVQPVAMEFCQSCQIGLNTPEAYERLIHDAARGDSTYFTRWDEVSQAWAFVDRIAQAWREEKSDLKLYPAGSWGPEAADEMLKEDGFHWWPVNGQEEDNVIWVSNSGK, from the coding sequence ATGACATATAATAATAATCTTGAATCCGTCTCTGCAGAAGGTGCTGTATATTACCTCTTCGGAGCAACGGGCGATTTGGCTCGGCGCAAGCTGTTTCCAGCCCTTTTCAGTTTATATAAAGAAGGCAAGCTCACGGAAAACTTTGCCGTCGTTGGTCTAGCAAGACGTCCTCGTACGAATGAACAATTTCGTGCTGACCTTTATGAATCTATTGTAGAGTTTTGTCGTTACAAAGCGGACGATGCTGAGCTTTGGAATCGTTTTGCAGAACATTTCGTATATATGTCACTCGATATTAACGATGTAGAAGGCTTCCGAGAGCTTAGCAAATTGTCTGAGCAGCTTGATGTGAAGTTCAACATTCCCGGCAACCGTCTTTTTTACTTGGCCCTTGCGCCTTCACTTTTCGGTCCGGTATCATTCAATTTGCGCGACGGCGGATTGCTTGAATCAAATGGCTGGCATCGCGTCGTAATCGAGAAGCCATTTGGCTACGATCTTCCATCGGCTCAGAAGCTGAATGAACAGATTAACCAAGTGTTTAAGGAAGAAGAAATATACCGTATCGATCACTATCTAGGCAAGGAAATGGTTCAAAACATTCAAGTTATTCGTTTTGCTAATGCTTTTTTTGAGCCTTTGTGGAATAATAACCATATTGCCAATGTTCAAATTACATTATCCGAAACGGTTGGCGTTGAGGATCGCGGAGGCTATTACGACAAATCGGGAGCTTTGCGCGACATGGGTCAGAACCATATGCTGCAAATGCTTACGATGATTGCTATGGAGCCGCCAAGCCGCTTGCACGGAGAAGATATTCGTGACGAGAAGGTAAAGGTGCTTCGTTCACTGCGTAATTATACGTCCAGTGATGAGGTTCGCTCGCACGTCGTACGCGGTCAATACAGCGAAGGCAGCCATCATGGCAAAGAGCTTACGGGCTACCGCCAAGAGGATTCTGTTGGCGAGGACTCCACGACTGAAACTTATTTTGCTGCCAAAGTATTAGTGGACAACTTCCGCTGGGCTGGCGTGCCTTTCTATATTAGAACGGGCAAACGTCTACCTGTAAAAACAACGGAGGTCGTCATCGAGTTCAAATCGATGCCGCAAAATGTTCTATTTGCGCAGCGTCATGATTTGGCGCCGAATTTGCTCGTTATTCGCGTAAACCCGCTTGAGGGCATATATATTAAAGTAAACGCAAAGACACCTGGTCAAAACAATTCGGTACAGCCAGTTGCCATGGAGTTCTGCCAAAGCTGCCAAATCGGCTTAAATACGCCTGAAGCGTACGAACGCCTCATTCATGATGCGGCACGCGGCGACTCCACTTACTTCACGCGCTGGGATGAAGTATCCCAAGCTTGGGCTTTCGTAGATCGTATTGCGCAAGCTTGGCGTGAAGAGAAAAGTGATTTGAAGCTGTATCCAGCGGGATCATGGGGTCCAGAAGCTGCGGATGAAATGCTAAAAGAAGATGGTTTCCATTGGTGGCCGGTTAACGGACAAGAGGAAGATAACGTCATTTGGGTTTCGAACAGCGGAAAATAA
- a CDS encoding peptide chain release factor 3 — protein MSQSLSEEIKQEVDKRRTFAIISHPDAGKTTLTEKLLLFGGAIRLAGSVKARKASRHATSDWMEIEKQRGISVTSSVMQFDYLGHRVNILDTPGHQDFSEDTYRTLTAADSAVMLIDVAKGVEAQTIKLFQVCRKRGIPIFTFINKLDREGQSPFELMEELERVLGIRAVPMNWPIGMGRELCGVYDRMKTQVELFQGNDHSTIEVRPVSDYNDPVIREMAGDYLTDQLIGDLELLDVAGDQFDFEKVQAGELTPLFFGSAVNNFGVQTFLENFLQLAPKPTSRNSTTGQVDPTNEKFTGYVFKIQANMNPAHRDRIAFLRICSGKFERGMSVRHVRNGKDIKLAQPQQFLAQDRDIVDTAYPGDIIGLFDPGIFRIGDSLSQGGEVVFDELPTFSPEIFAKVTVKNALKHKQYQKGIDQLTEEGTIQVFHSTGNFDETILGVVGHLQFEVFEHRMKAEYGVDIQLHRMQFQFARWIVDDNIDPSKFRINTTLVKDKKGNYVVLFENEYAMRTAVDKNPTSKFLETAP, from the coding sequence ATGAGCCAATCGTTAAGTGAAGAAATTAAACAGGAAGTAGATAAGCGCCGTACATTCGCGATTATCTCTCACCCGGATGCAGGAAAAACGACCCTCACTGAGAAGCTCCTCCTATTCGGAGGAGCCATTCGGCTTGCAGGGTCAGTTAAGGCGCGCAAAGCGAGCCGTCATGCAACATCCGACTGGATGGAAATTGAGAAACAACGTGGTATCTCGGTAACGTCCAGCGTAATGCAGTTCGATTATCTAGGACATCGCGTTAACATTCTTGATACGCCTGGTCACCAAGATTTCAGTGAGGACACATATCGTACGCTTACCGCAGCCGACAGCGCCGTCATGCTTATTGACGTTGCCAAAGGTGTCGAGGCACAAACGATCAAGCTGTTCCAGGTTTGCCGCAAACGCGGCATTCCGATTTTTACTTTTATTAACAAGCTGGACCGTGAAGGGCAAAGTCCATTTGAATTAATGGAGGAGCTTGAGCGTGTCTTAGGCATTCGCGCTGTTCCAATGAACTGGCCAATCGGCATGGGACGTGAGCTTTGCGGTGTTTATGACCGAATGAAAACACAGGTCGAGCTTTTCCAAGGAAATGACCACTCGACAATCGAGGTTCGTCCCGTTAGCGATTATAATGATCCTGTCATTCGTGAGATGGCTGGAGATTATTTAACAGATCAGCTTATTGGTGATCTTGAGCTGCTGGATGTCGCTGGTGATCAATTTGATTTTGAGAAAGTGCAAGCGGGTGAACTGACGCCTCTTTTCTTCGGAAGCGCGGTTAATAACTTTGGCGTGCAAACTTTTCTAGAAAACTTCCTTCAGCTGGCTCCTAAGCCGACGTCGCGCAACAGCACGACAGGTCAGGTTGATCCGACGAATGAGAAATTTACGGGATATGTTTTCAAAATTCAAGCGAATATGAACCCAGCCCATCGTGACCGAATTGCTTTCCTTCGGATTTGCTCCGGCAAATTCGAGCGCGGAATGAGCGTTCGTCATGTGCGTAATGGCAAGGACATTAAGCTTGCGCAGCCTCAGCAGTTTCTAGCGCAAGACCGTGATATCGTGGATACGGCGTATCCGGGCGATATTATTGGTTTGTTTGATCCAGGCATTTTCCGAATCGGCGATTCATTATCACAAGGCGGAGAAGTTGTGTTCGATGAGCTACCAACGTTCTCGCCTGAAATTTTTGCTAAAGTAACCGTTAAAAATGCGTTGAAGCACAAGCAGTACCAAAAAGGCATTGATCAGCTTACGGAGGAAGGCACGATTCAAGTGTTCCACTCCACAGGCAACTTCGACGAGACAATTCTCGGCGTTGTTGGTCATTTGCAATTTGAGGTATTTGAGCATCGAATGAAAGCGGAGTACGGCGTAGATATTCAATTACACCGGATGCAGTTCCAATTTGCCCGCTGGATCGTTGATGATAATATTGACCCTAGCAAATTCCGAATCAATACGACGCTCGTAAAGGACAAGAAGGGCAACTATGTCGTCTTGTTCGAGAACGAATATGCGATGCGTACGGCAGTAGACAAGAATCCAACGTCTAAGTTTCTGGAAACTGCGCCTTAA
- a CDS encoding YwmB family TATA-box binding protein translates to MYIPKNTPPARHRMSAKQRAKQTKVGIMLAMLVILICAAWAMWQADREPKESTSAEQLLQHDLGELWLWSDDQMKSSSEGAQWSIRWNVTGKEGAMEELTQQMFSKEPGKASSILVQNQNEGKTVTGVIPSYGGQISISLTQIDSNGEQLMVILETKPTEMTKKNKLLQVTAEVSAQIARISPAFTTSMKVQGYTKNSQAIERLVRLTDAKAVDHYEDKGTTSDMFYTRMLHSAITVENGKTANLQIALHKETNSDQTALTIGVPVITGEYSANATESP, encoded by the coding sequence ATGTATATCCCGAAAAACACACCTCCCGCTCGCCACCGTATGTCTGCAAAGCAGCGAGCCAAACAAACGAAGGTTGGGATCATGCTAGCGATGCTCGTGATTTTGATATGTGCAGCATGGGCGATGTGGCAGGCAGACAGGGAACCAAAGGAATCAACTTCAGCGGAACAGCTTCTTCAGCATGATTTGGGAGAGCTGTGGTTATGGAGCGACGACCAAATGAAAAGCAGCTCTGAGGGAGCGCAGTGGTCGATTCGATGGAATGTAACGGGCAAGGAAGGAGCCATGGAGGAGCTTACTCAGCAAATGTTCTCAAAGGAACCGGGAAAGGCTAGCAGCATACTGGTGCAGAACCAGAATGAGGGCAAAACAGTCACTGGCGTTATCCCGTCATACGGCGGACAAATTTCAATTAGTCTCACGCAGATAGACAGCAATGGCGAGCAGCTTATGGTTATATTAGAAACTAAGCCAACAGAAATGACCAAAAAAAATAAGCTGCTGCAAGTGACAGCAGAAGTTTCCGCTCAGATCGCACGTATTTCCCCTGCGTTTACGACGAGTATGAAAGTACAAGGTTATACGAAAAATAGTCAAGCCATTGAGCGTTTGGTTAGGCTGACAGATGCCAAAGCAGTGGATCATTATGAAGATAAAGGCACGACCAGCGACATGTTTTATACCCGCATGCTGCATTCAGCCATCACTGTTGAAAATGGGAAAACAGCCAATCTTCAAATCGCTTTGCATAAAGAGACAAATTCAGATCAAACGGCATTGACGATCGGTGTGCCTGTCATTACGGGTGAATACAGTGCCAATGCGACGGAGAGCCCTTAG